A region of Streptomyces deccanensis DNA encodes the following proteins:
- a CDS encoding DUF317 domain-containing protein translates to MYWVTPRHLAGDDGALGERIGDLLTGLGWRLWPTSRHTLLYVSPDELRGAEWILASYPFELGGLPVAWQLSARPHATSALTEWNAYFTTGVPHEALADLLVALDAREAPDTGFDGPQAVMAALVSQGWIRDVDRPATAATDPGFASSVSLEELPKLIQDADPRPDLMGWQAWAEPVLGAPYLWCASFSASVPHDLVAAFAASLASPVPVPRRTLPEGAQERLTVVRRD, encoded by the coding sequence GTACTGGGTCACCCCGCGCCACCTGGCCGGCGACGACGGCGCGCTCGGCGAGCGGATCGGCGACCTGCTGACCGGCCTGGGCTGGCGGCTGTGGCCGACCTCCCGCCACACCCTGCTGTACGTGAGCCCGGACGAGTTGCGCGGCGCCGAGTGGATCCTCGCCAGCTACCCCTTTGAACTCGGCGGACTGCCCGTGGCGTGGCAGTTGTCCGCCCGTCCGCATGCCACGAGCGCACTGACGGAGTGGAACGCCTACTTCACCACGGGCGTCCCGCACGAGGCGCTTGCCGATCTCCTCGTCGCGCTCGATGCCCGCGAGGCGCCCGACACCGGGTTCGACGGGCCTCAGGCGGTCATGGCCGCGCTTGTCTCCCAGGGCTGGATCCGGGACGTGGACCGCCCCGCGACCGCGGCCACGGACCCCGGCTTCGCTTCCAGCGTGTCGCTGGAGGAACTGCCCAAGCTCATTCAGGACGCCGACCCGCGCCCCGATCTGATGGGCTGGCAGGCGTGGGCGGAACCTGTTTTGGGCGCCCCCTATCTGTGGTGCGCCAGCTTCAGCGCCAGCGTCCCGCACGACCTGGTCGCGGCCTTCGCCGCCTCGCTCGCCTCCCCGGTCCCCGTGCCTCGGCGCACCCTGCCCGAGGGCGCGCAAGAGCGGCTCACCGTCGTGCGCCGTGACTGA
- a CDS encoding NUDIX domain-containing protein, translated as MGHPDAVVRREVTGVVDRPTKTRGCFAFVTTPRREVVLQLRDDKAGIGWPGRWSLPGGGRETDETPLETVLRELLEETGIVPTVIEEVAVTAYEEGKTPPHVFAAVWDGTESELVLGEGQALRLFPLDALPEPMPPHVRHYVEQLALRLPPRRNDPSPPTSSGFL; from the coding sequence GTGGGCCATCCGGACGCTGTCGTACGAAGAGAGGTCACCGGCGTGGTGGACCGTCCCACGAAGACCCGCGGGTGTTTCGCGTTCGTCACTACACCGCGCCGTGAGGTCGTGCTGCAGCTGCGGGACGACAAGGCCGGCATCGGCTGGCCGGGGCGCTGGTCGCTTCCCGGCGGCGGACGTGAGACGGACGAGACGCCGCTCGAGACGGTCCTGCGCGAGTTGCTGGAAGAGACTGGCATCGTACCGACGGTGATCGAGGAAGTGGCTGTCACCGCCTACGAGGAAGGCAAGACGCCACCCCACGTGTTCGCCGCAGTCTGGGACGGCACCGAGAGCGAGCTGGTCCTCGGCGAGGGGCAGGCCCTTCGTCTGTTCCCGCTGGACGCTCTGCCCGAGCCGATGCCGCCCCATGTCCGGCACTACGTCGAACAGCTTGCACTGCGCCTGCCACCCCGTAGGAACGACCCCTCGCCACCCACATCCTCCGGGTTCCTGTGA
- a CDS encoding relaxase/mobilization nuclease domain-containing protein: protein MIPRVHDRGQRTIGLLYYLYGPGTHEEHIDPHLVAAWDSLAPDPGREPNATYADLQQLLDMPVEALAKGRRPKKHVWHLSVRAAPEDPILSDEQWGDIARRMVAATGIAPDGDDAACRWAAVRHADDHIHIIATLVREDRRRPRLNNDAARSQAEARLIEAEYGLKQLNTGDGTAAKRPTSAERHKAEREGRERPAREELRETVRQAVAGATSEEEFFDRLADAGVLIHKRLAPSGDLLGYKVALPDDRNEDQEPVFYAGSTLSPDLSLPRIRKRFSNGTPSPSADTSSDQATPLAPSGPATARRRAATATWQAVLVIDGGQDAAVAAQIAAAGEILDALAQTSAAHTRTQLRDAAFAFERATRSHVRAERGRDRALREAARDLVYSGPALGRGEDGATTAMLIDMAFFLVTAAAHWHAKKNHAQQAAAARQAAEHLRAAYQAAAGIPLGVLYQRGRHLSQPLRHKQAACLRAAVPQLAEQILAEPGWYALAATLADAESAGHDPAVLLAEAAARRELGTADSISDVLVWRLRRMADLPADATTMPIDSIPTSASTPGRATKPAAGRGEGPGKAR, encoded by the coding sequence ATGATTCCCCGAGTCCACGATCGCGGGCAGCGCACCATCGGCCTGCTCTACTACCTCTACGGGCCCGGCACCCACGAGGAGCACATCGACCCCCACCTGGTTGCCGCCTGGGACAGCCTCGCCCCCGACCCCGGCCGCGAACCGAACGCCACATACGCCGACCTCCAGCAGCTGCTGGACATGCCCGTCGAAGCCCTCGCCAAAGGCCGTCGGCCCAAGAAGCACGTATGGCACCTGTCCGTCCGGGCGGCCCCCGAGGACCCCATCCTCAGCGACGAGCAGTGGGGCGACATCGCCCGGCGCATGGTCGCGGCCACCGGCATCGCCCCCGACGGCGACGACGCGGCGTGCCGCTGGGCCGCCGTACGGCACGCCGACGACCACATCCACATCATCGCCACGCTCGTCCGCGAGGACCGCCGCCGGCCACGGCTGAACAATGACGCCGCCCGGTCCCAGGCCGAAGCCAGGCTGATCGAAGCCGAGTACGGGCTCAAGCAGCTCAACACCGGTGACGGCACCGCCGCCAAACGTCCCACCAGCGCCGAGCGCCACAAGGCCGAACGCGAGGGCCGCGAGCGCCCCGCCCGCGAGGAACTGCGCGAGACCGTACGGCAGGCAGTTGCCGGCGCCACGAGTGAGGAGGAGTTCTTCGACCGCCTGGCCGACGCCGGCGTACTGATCCACAAACGCCTCGCGCCCTCCGGCGACCTCCTCGGCTACAAGGTCGCGCTCCCCGACGACCGCAACGAAGACCAGGAGCCCGTCTTCTACGCCGGTTCCACCCTCTCCCCCGACCTGTCCCTGCCTCGTATCCGTAAACGCTTCTCCAACGGCACCCCCTCACCGAGCGCCGACACGTCCTCGGACCAGGCCACCCCCCTGGCGCCTAGCGGCCCGGCCACGGCACGGCGCCGGGCCGCCACGGCCACGTGGCAGGCGGTGCTCGTCATCGACGGCGGCCAGGACGCGGCGGTGGCCGCGCAGATCGCGGCGGCCGGGGAAATCCTGGACGCACTCGCCCAGACCTCCGCCGCCCACACCCGTACCCAACTGCGCGATGCGGCCTTCGCGTTCGAACGGGCCACCCGCTCTCACGTACGAGCTGAACGCGGGCGCGACCGCGCCCTGCGCGAAGCCGCCCGCGACCTCGTCTACAGCGGACCCGCCCTCGGCCGCGGAGAGGACGGAGCCACCACGGCGATGCTGATCGACATGGCGTTCTTCCTCGTCACGGCCGCAGCCCACTGGCACGCGAAGAAGAACCACGCCCAGCAGGCCGCCGCCGCCCGCCAGGCCGCCGAGCACCTGCGCGCCGCCTACCAGGCCGCCGCCGGCATCCCATTGGGGGTGCTGTACCAGCGGGGACGGCATCTGTCGCAGCCACTGCGGCACAAGCAGGCTGCCTGCCTACGAGCGGCGGTGCCGCAGTTGGCCGAGCAGATCCTGGCTGAGCCGGGCTGGTACGCCCTCGCGGCCACCCTCGCCGACGCCGAGAGCGCCGGCCACGATCCGGCGGTGCTGCTGGCCGAGGCCGCCGCGCGGAGAGAGCTGGGCACCGCAGACTCCATCAGCGACGTGCTGGTGTGGCGGCTGCGTCGCATGGCCGATCTGCCCGCCGACGCGACCACGATGCCCATCGACTCCATCCCTACCTCGGCCAGTACGCCGGGGCGTGCGACAAAGCCCGCAGCGGGCCGCGGCGAGGGTCCGGGCAAGGCCCGCTGA
- a CDS encoding plasmid mobilization protein produces the protein MTNSTTSPTPTPDEPVPNSLAERASYRKSIAPDGSNALASPAPEVAGEVRRQGAPNEQDATEGGSRPGEKHTHTCHTEQCAHTAPSKPHVQQRERLRDEHKRVRQPSCRMNDDEYQLLARAASACRMSVASFLAHAALKAARDLDRTAAEIATEREVLNELFALRRHLGHIGNNVNQVAKALNSGADAPNTVAVLDAVTRAARRVDAFTRHYLETETTAA, from the coding sequence ATGACGAACTCGACTACGAGCCCCACTCCCACACCGGATGAGCCGGTCCCCAACTCGCTTGCTGAGCGAGCAAGTTATCGCAAGAGCATTGCTCCCGACGGGAGCAATGCTCTTGCCTCCCCCGCCCCTGAAGTGGCGGGAGAAGTCCGGCGCCAGGGGGCGCCGAACGAACAGGACGCGACCGAGGGCGGCTCGCGTCCGGGGGAAAAGCACACGCATACCTGCCACACCGAGCAGTGCGCCCACACCGCACCGTCGAAGCCGCACGTGCAGCAGCGCGAGCGCCTGCGTGACGAGCACAAGCGCGTGCGCCAGCCCAGCTGCCGCATGAACGACGACGAGTACCAGCTGCTCGCACGTGCAGCGTCCGCGTGCCGTATGAGCGTCGCCAGTTTCCTTGCCCACGCCGCTCTCAAAGCCGCCCGCGATCTCGACCGCACCGCCGCCGAGATTGCCACCGAACGCGAAGTGCTGAACGAGCTGTTCGCCCTGCGCCGGCACCTCGGACACATCGGCAACAACGTCAATCAGGTGGCCAAGGCCCTGAACTCGGGTGCGGACGCCCCGAACACGGTGGCGGTCCTCGACGCCGTGACCCGCGCGGCCCGCCGCGTGGACGCCTTCACCCGGCACTACCTGGAGACCGAGACCACCGCGGCATGA
- a CDS encoding WhiB family transcriptional regulator yields the protein MRTITTNDTARPTLRGIADHSWNARGLCYGMPAEDADELFFHAPRDHEAASEAKSICGRCPVKKDCFNYALDNDIRHGMWGGLTEIERRPWHARVSKRLDYARVKAAFQGRDVHLSDAEREAVVRHAYARGWSPERLAYTLQLELDWARDLMRRAAHAVADRDRYWGLYDEAEPTPDDEEDEVTSSPVPRQVHTHALITALGRAA from the coding sequence TTGCGCACCATCACCACGAACGACACCGCGCGCCCGACATTGCGCGGGATCGCCGACCACAGCTGGAACGCCCGGGGCTTGTGCTACGGCATGCCGGCCGAGGACGCCGACGAGCTGTTTTTCCACGCCCCACGGGACCACGAGGCCGCCTCGGAGGCCAAGTCCATTTGCGGCCGGTGCCCGGTCAAGAAGGACTGCTTCAACTACGCCCTGGACAACGACATCCGGCACGGGATGTGGGGCGGGCTGACCGAGATCGAGCGCCGCCCCTGGCACGCCCGGGTCAGCAAGCGCCTCGACTACGCGCGGGTCAAGGCGGCCTTCCAGGGCCGCGACGTGCACCTCAGCGACGCCGAACGTGAGGCCGTCGTCCGCCACGCCTACGCCCGCGGATGGTCCCCCGAGCGCCTCGCCTACACCCTCCAGCTCGAACTCGACTGGGCCCGGGACCTGATGCGTCGAGCGGCCCATGCCGTCGCCGACCGCGACCGCTACTGGGGCCTGTACGACGAGGCCGAGCCCACGCCCGACGACGAGGAGGACGAGGTCACTTCCTCGCCCGTGCCCCGGCAGGTGCACACCCACGCTCTGATCACCGCGCTCGGAAGGGCAGCATGA
- a CDS encoding ATP-binding protein, whose amino-acid sequence MTRAHLADPQPAIGERLRARLEARLTERGIDPTAPLPDTPEPIPALEAAQARIPVDYRDAVVEHPDVAAWVRSITEAAVEPNAGGLNPHFGAAGRRRIAHGPSLLLWGSTGAGKTHQAYGAIRALTAAGCGVSWQATTAADLYADMRPQSGVDPEHMLRRIVRVPLLLLDDLGAAKGSQWTEEITFRLVNWRCQNRLPTIFTTNLPPVRDRGVPPQQPVLRDVIGDRVLSRLSGMCTPVHFSGPDRRFQRR is encoded by the coding sequence GTGACCCGCGCACACCTCGCCGACCCTCAGCCCGCCATCGGCGAGCGGCTGCGCGCCCGGTTGGAGGCCAGGCTGACCGAACGCGGCATCGACCCGACTGCGCCGCTGCCGGACACCCCGGAGCCGATCCCGGCGCTGGAGGCCGCGCAGGCGCGTATCCCGGTCGACTACCGCGACGCCGTGGTCGAGCACCCCGACGTCGCCGCCTGGGTCCGTTCCATCACCGAGGCCGCGGTCGAGCCGAACGCCGGCGGGCTCAACCCGCACTTCGGCGCGGCCGGACGCCGGCGGATCGCGCACGGCCCGTCGCTGCTGCTGTGGGGCAGTACCGGGGCGGGCAAGACGCATCAGGCGTACGGCGCGATCCGGGCCCTGACCGCCGCCGGGTGCGGCGTGTCCTGGCAGGCGACGACTGCCGCCGACCTGTACGCCGACATGCGCCCGCAGTCCGGGGTGGACCCGGAGCACATGCTGCGCCGGATCGTGCGGGTGCCGCTGCTGCTGCTCGACGACCTCGGCGCCGCGAAGGGCTCGCAGTGGACGGAGGAGATCACCTTCCGGCTGGTGAACTGGCGCTGCCAGAACCGCCTGCCGACGATCTTCACCACGAACCTGCCGCCGGTCCGCGACCGGGGCGTGCCCCCGCAGCAGCCGGTCCTGCGCGACGTGATCGGCGACCGCGTCCTGTCCCGCCTGTCCGGCATGTGCACACCGGTCCACTTCAGCGGCCCGGACCGGCGCTTCCAGCGCCGCTGA
- a CDS encoding helix-turn-helix domain-containing protein yields MPARHFDRDRARAVRRAADIFQSEVAAELGVSDSAVANWEAGHSSPDPEKLPAYAAALRGDLDDLFPRRGLPDLADLRCDAGIYQYGTAAVIGTKSAGPVAGAERGDRRLKDKYVAALAARYGVSEAELRRAEDRSMAAAEARKNGTAGESELQEAAAAEFSGPPGSLAEKITLILQRSYPGPQGPPSDAEMAAEVNAHAGAEIITGEDFADLRAGVTDTAPPVVLDALAAVVGVSRMYFEPDEAVAAQVYEGLQLLAAAKKGAVGRVRARGLGSQGLSPKALALVNELVAEMTEKEADTK; encoded by the coding sequence ATGCCTGCCCGTCACTTCGACCGAGACCGTGCTCGCGCGGTACGGCGAGCTGCCGACATCTTCCAGAGTGAGGTGGCGGCAGAGCTGGGCGTGTCCGACTCCGCGGTGGCGAACTGGGAGGCCGGCCACTCCTCGCCCGATCCGGAGAAGCTGCCCGCATACGCGGCGGCCCTCAGGGGTGACCTGGACGATCTGTTTCCCCGTCGCGGCCTGCCTGATCTGGCTGATCTGCGCTGCGACGCCGGCATCTACCAGTACGGGACGGCCGCGGTGATCGGAACCAAGAGCGCCGGACCGGTCGCGGGAGCCGAGCGCGGTGACCGCCGACTCAAGGACAAGTACGTCGCGGCCCTGGCAGCGAGATACGGCGTCAGTGAAGCCGAGCTGCGCCGGGCCGAGGACCGCTCCATGGCCGCCGCAGAGGCGAGGAAGAACGGCACGGCGGGGGAGTCCGAACTCCAGGAAGCCGCCGCTGCGGAGTTCAGCGGGCCGCCGGGATCCCTCGCCGAGAAGATCACTCTGATCTTGCAGCGCTCCTACCCCGGTCCGCAGGGACCCCCCTCGGACGCCGAGATGGCGGCCGAGGTGAATGCCCATGCCGGGGCGGAGATCATCACCGGGGAAGACTTCGCCGATCTTCGGGCCGGCGTCACGGACACGGCGCCGCCCGTGGTCCTGGATGCGCTGGCCGCCGTTGTCGGTGTGTCCCGGATGTACTTCGAGCCGGACGAGGCCGTGGCCGCCCAGGTCTATGAGGGTCTCCAGCTGCTGGCCGCCGCGAAGAAGGGCGCCGTGGGCCGGGTGCGAGCTCGCGGCCTGGGTTCGCAGGGTCTGTCGCCCAAGGCGTTGGCGCTGGTCAACGAGCTGGTGGCGGAGATGACGGAGAAGGAAGCGGACACCAAGTAG
- a CDS encoding amidohydrolase family protein, which produces MLITAGRVLTGSGTYLEDGAVLVEDDSIIEVGPRTQLADRAGADGILLAFPDETVVPGLIDAHVHLAFDGGGDPVATLHESSDERLLQDMRQRAEQVLSSGVTTVRDLGDRNGLALRLDMEISRGSTPGPRIVSAGTPATPPGGHCHFLGGEVSGVAEVRDLVRRNLAGGAGVIKAMVTGGGLTKDGPKSWQSQFSAEELQALVDEAHQAGVPVAAHAHGADGIAAAVDAGVDTIEHCTWMTSDGFDLRQDILKKIIDQGIAVCPAVSPHWQMLPRFFGEERAAAMFALVREMAEAGAKLIAGTDAGVQRAGFDGLVPALAFYEHLGLPNGRILDMATADAAGALGLGGQTGRIAPGLRADLLIIGGDPLDDLGALQQVRAVIAAGRVHEASSPAEKQQ; this is translated from the coding sequence ATGCTGATCACCGCCGGCCGGGTCCTGACCGGGTCCGGGACGTACCTGGAGGACGGTGCCGTCCTCGTCGAGGACGACTCGATCATCGAAGTCGGGCCGCGCACGCAGCTCGCTGACCGCGCCGGGGCAGACGGGATCCTCCTGGCGTTTCCCGACGAGACGGTGGTGCCCGGGCTGATCGACGCCCACGTGCATCTCGCGTTCGACGGCGGCGGCGACCCTGTGGCCACTCTCCACGAGTCCAGCGATGAGAGACTGCTGCAGGACATGCGCCAGCGCGCGGAGCAGGTCCTGTCCAGCGGTGTGACGACGGTCCGCGACCTGGGCGACCGCAACGGCCTGGCCCTCCGCCTCGACATGGAGATCAGCCGGGGCAGCACTCCCGGCCCGCGCATCGTGTCCGCGGGCACACCGGCTACCCCGCCCGGAGGCCACTGCCACTTCCTGGGTGGTGAGGTATCCGGCGTGGCCGAGGTCCGTGATCTCGTGCGCCGCAACCTCGCTGGGGGTGCCGGCGTGATCAAGGCGATGGTGACAGGCGGCGGCCTGACCAAGGACGGGCCGAAGAGCTGGCAGAGCCAGTTCTCCGCAGAGGAACTCCAGGCCCTGGTGGACGAGGCACACCAGGCCGGAGTGCCGGTGGCCGCGCACGCGCACGGAGCGGACGGCATCGCCGCGGCCGTGGACGCCGGCGTGGACACGATCGAGCACTGCACCTGGATGACGAGCGACGGATTCGACCTCCGTCAGGACATCCTGAAGAAGATCATCGACCAGGGCATCGCGGTCTGCCCGGCCGTCAGCCCGCACTGGCAGATGCTGCCCCGCTTCTTCGGAGAAGAGCGGGCAGCAGCCATGTTCGCCCTGGTCCGCGAGATGGCCGAAGCCGGCGCCAAGCTCATCGCCGGAACCGACGCCGGCGTTCAGCGGGCCGGGTTCGACGGGCTCGTGCCGGCGCTCGCGTTCTACGAGCACCTGGGCCTGCCCAACGGCCGGATCCTCGACATGGCCACTGCGGACGCGGCCGGAGCCCTGGGGCTGGGCGGGCAGACGGGCCGGATCGCGCCCGGGCTCCGCGCGGACCTGCTGATCATCGGCGGAGATCCGCTGGACGACCTCGGTGCCCTCCAGCAGGTCCGTGCCGTGATCGCGGCAGGACGGGTGCACGAGGCGAGCTCGCCGGCAGAGAAGCAGCAGTAG
- a CDS encoding MAB_1171c family putative transporter, whose translation MLLLIIAAAVIWRLYLWSRAPHDAPTRSVALSLLSAGLSYPVAMPGGTTGIDTVAGHGTAKLVQNVLLLLTVYFLMCFYLYSADGQAARRRARWEAVVVAAVTAAIILAAVNAPHEALAGSFSTADMRIPQVAFFYAGAGLYLMYALGAAGRWSARYARMSRRPHATGLWMTAIGLGAMAAACAVRAVFVAVRWSGGPVPHQLTTSVAVGLVVSSLLFVAGITYSAVRARITATRLWLRRRRDHRRLIPLWQLLIEVYPENELPPASRGLWDRWRARGVHRRYHRRIVECRDGLVDISPYLARGEDGTGLLDLDPTQLARRLRSAATMIKNGVPAPGQAVALAVPQEDDRNADVRQLIAVSEALRLTA comes from the coding sequence ATGCTCCTGCTGATCATCGCGGCTGCCGTCATTTGGCGGCTCTACCTGTGGTCGCGCGCCCCGCACGACGCTCCCACCCGGTCGGTCGCCCTCTCCCTCCTGAGCGCGGGCCTGTCGTATCCGGTGGCCATGCCGGGGGGCACCACCGGCATCGACACCGTGGCCGGGCACGGCACGGCGAAGCTGGTCCAGAACGTCCTGCTGTTGCTGACGGTCTACTTCCTGATGTGCTTCTACCTGTACTCGGCCGACGGGCAAGCAGCGCGTCGTCGCGCCCGGTGGGAAGCCGTCGTCGTGGCCGCAGTCACGGCGGCGATCATCCTGGCGGCCGTGAACGCGCCGCACGAGGCGCTCGCCGGCTCGTTCAGCACGGCAGACATGAGGATCCCCCAGGTCGCTTTCTTCTACGCCGGCGCCGGCCTGTACCTGATGTATGCGCTCGGTGCTGCCGGACGGTGGTCCGCCCGCTACGCCCGCATGTCCCGTCGCCCACACGCGACGGGGCTGTGGATGACCGCGATCGGCCTCGGCGCGATGGCAGCGGCCTGCGCCGTCCGCGCGGTCTTCGTCGCCGTCCGGTGGAGCGGAGGTCCCGTGCCGCACCAGCTCACGACGAGCGTGGCGGTCGGGCTGGTGGTGTCGAGTCTGCTCTTCGTCGCGGGCATCACCTATTCGGCGGTTCGCGCCAGGATCACAGCGACGCGGCTGTGGCTGCGCCGACGGCGGGATCACCGTCGGCTGATACCGCTCTGGCAGCTGCTGATCGAGGTCTATCCGGAGAACGAGCTGCCCCCTGCCTCCCGCGGGCTCTGGGACCGGTGGCGGGCGCGTGGCGTGCACCGCCGCTACCACCGGCGGATAGTGGAATGCCGGGACGGACTGGTTGACATCAGCCCCTACCTGGCCCGCGGGGAGGACGGCACCGGCCTGCTGGACCTTGATCCGACTCAGCTGGCCCGGCGCCTGCGATCCGCCGCGACCATGATCAAGAACGGCGTCCCGGCACCAGGTCAGGCGGTCGCCCTGGCAGTGCCGCAGGAAGACGACCGGAACGCTGATGTCCGTCAGCTGATCGCGGTGTCGGAAGCGCTCCGGCTGACTGCGTGA
- a CDS encoding pyridoxamine 5'-phosphate oxidase family protein, with product MPSDKFSQTPEHSEFWNEYHLCTLTTLRPDGSPHVVPVGVTVDADAGVARVITRKSSRKVANIQAFRPGEARVAVCQVDGGRWATLEGTAEVLTDAAAVDDAVARYADRYGRTPAPDPERVVIEIRVERAMGLAALPRPASTERAV from the coding sequence ATGCCTAGTGACAAATTCAGCCAGACACCTGAACACTCTGAGTTCTGGAATGAATACCATCTGTGCACGCTGACCACTCTGCGGCCCGACGGAAGTCCGCATGTGGTGCCCGTCGGAGTCACCGTTGATGCCGACGCCGGAGTCGCCCGGGTTATCACACGCAAATCAAGCAGGAAGGTCGCCAATATTCAGGCGTTCCGTCCCGGCGAAGCCCGCGTGGCCGTTTGCCAGGTCGACGGAGGACGCTGGGCCACCCTGGAAGGCACTGCCGAGGTGCTCACCGACGCGGCAGCGGTCGACGATGCCGTGGCGCGCTACGCCGACCGGTACGGACGGACTCCGGCCCCGGACCCCGAGCGCGTGGTCATCGAGATCAGGGTCGAACGGGCCATGGGACTGGCCGCACTTCCCCGCCCTGCGTCGACTGAACGTGCCGTGTGA